In Fictibacillus halophilus, a single genomic region encodes these proteins:
- the abc-f gene encoding ribosomal protection-like ABC-F family protein yields the protein MLLLEAKHLEKSYNGKLILKQTEPFQLFANDRVGLVGLNGTGKSTFLKLLAETEDRDAGTVQHYGTLAIVSQFEQEEQSITSKSEAAWNLQGKQYDMMSGGERTRTQIAAALEQDPDILVLDEPTSHLDVDGMDQLAAVLQHFKGAVLLVSHDRVFLDMVCTKIIELDQQTFTSFPGNYSDYLVQKEQQLKRKHFEYEQYVKEKTRLEKTAIEKAVKAKDMKNKPSRMSYSEAKLGKGKLQNAKRSLEKKSKVIEKRIEMLDKKEKPKKQQNVEFDIQRFSRIHGKQALAVKDLTLGFNGKQLINNLTFSVKPGMKIVLTGKNGTGKSTLLQEIYNGNDTIDKSNQLKIGYFHQHLNILDPQKSILQNVMEHSLYDETWVRTVLARLLFKREDVYKRVEVLSGGEKMKTALAKLFLSDYNLLLLDEPSNYLDLFTREALEEVLVAYPGTFILATHDRRLMEKTATHILELQPPKAFWFEGNYTEFKKRSGKQSKNDHDEDELLKLQFEMTELISQLSLCSDISKKGELDRRYNEVLHRMNKLRS from the coding sequence ATGCTTTTATTAGAAGCGAAGCATTTAGAAAAATCATATAACGGAAAATTAATTTTAAAACAAACAGAACCGTTTCAGCTTTTTGCTAACGACCGAGTAGGTCTTGTTGGTTTGAACGGCACTGGAAAGTCAACATTTCTCAAATTACTTGCAGAAACAGAGGATAGAGATGCTGGAACCGTCCAGCATTATGGAACACTAGCGATCGTAAGCCAGTTTGAACAGGAAGAGCAGAGCATAACTTCGAAAAGTGAGGCCGCTTGGAATCTGCAGGGCAAACAGTATGACATGATGAGTGGTGGTGAAAGAACGCGTACTCAAATCGCTGCTGCTCTAGAACAAGATCCAGATATCCTTGTCTTAGATGAACCTACTTCTCATCTCGATGTTGACGGAATGGATCAGCTCGCCGCTGTCCTTCAACATTTTAAAGGAGCGGTATTGCTCGTCTCTCATGACCGAGTATTTTTAGATATGGTTTGTACAAAAATTATCGAACTGGATCAACAAACGTTTACATCCTTTCCAGGCAATTATTCAGATTATCTAGTCCAAAAAGAACAGCAACTCAAGCGAAAACATTTTGAATATGAACAATATGTTAAAGAAAAGACAAGGCTAGAGAAAACGGCTATTGAAAAAGCGGTTAAAGCAAAAGACATGAAAAACAAACCATCACGCATGTCTTATAGTGAAGCAAAGTTAGGCAAAGGAAAACTTCAAAATGCAAAGCGTTCACTTGAGAAAAAATCAAAAGTAATCGAAAAAAGAATTGAAATGCTCGATAAAAAAGAAAAGCCAAAGAAACAGCAAAATGTTGAATTCGACATACAACGATTTTCTAGAATTCATGGAAAACAAGCATTAGCTGTAAAAGATCTCACTCTAGGATTTAATGGGAAGCAGCTGATTAACAATCTTACGTTCTCCGTAAAACCGGGAATGAAGATTGTATTGACAGGCAAGAATGGAACAGGAAAATCAACCTTGCTACAAGAGATCTATAATGGAAATGATACGATTGATAAATCCAATCAGCTTAAAATAGGTTACTTTCATCAGCATCTTAATATCTTAGATCCACAAAAAAGTATTCTTCAGAACGTGATGGAACATAGTTTGTACGATGAAACATGGGTTAGAACAGTCTTAGCTAGATTGTTGTTTAAACGTGAGGATGTATACAAAAGAGTAGAAGTATTAAGTGGTGGCGAAAAAATGAAAACCGCTTTAGCCAAACTTTTTTTAAGTGACTACAATTTATTGTTGTTAGATGAGCCTTCAAATTACTTGGATTTGTTTACAAGAGAAGCGTTAGAAGAAGTCTTGGTAGCCTATCCTGGTACGTTTATCTTGGCTACACACGACAGACGTTTGATGGAAAAGACAGCTACACACATTCTAGAGCTGCAGCCGCCAAAGGCATTTTGGTTCGAAGGGAACTATACAGAGTTTAAGAAGCGAAGCGGAAAGCAGAGCAAGAACGATCACGATGAAGATGAGTTGCTCAAGCTGCAGTTTGAGATGACAGAACTGATCAGTCAGCTTTCCCTCTGTTCAGATATCAGTAAAAAAGGAGAGCTCGATCGGCGATATAATGAGGTACTGCATAGAATGAATAAGTTAAGATCTTAA
- a CDS encoding Hsp20/alpha crystallin family protein, with amino-acid sequence MDTWKQMMDWKRMAEEYFGDQFFTPNQNQRSNNNQNNESPLCNIYDTPQEICCVLALPGLNRTEDVEVMVDPFKLTVRGKLSLTLDSYHLSSEEFQLGAFNREIHLPEKVLQEPVQAFYRKGLLFIRLLKDTRPGANQRKVNLNWVQE; translated from the coding sequence TTGGACACTTGGAAACAAATGATGGACTGGAAAAGGATGGCCGAAGAATATTTTGGTGATCAGTTCTTTACACCGAATCAAAATCAAAGATCGAACAACAATCAAAACAATGAAAGTCCTCTTTGCAACATTTATGACACACCACAGGAAATTTGCTGTGTATTGGCTCTTCCTGGTCTGAATCGTACAGAGGATGTTGAAGTTATGGTCGATCCGTTTAAGCTGACTGTACGAGGAAAGTTATCGCTTACGTTAGATTCCTATCATTTAAGTTCGGAGGAATTCCAACTCGGTGCGTTTAATCGAGAGATTCATTTACCGGAAAAAGTTCTTCAAGAGCCCGTTCAGGCTTTTTATCGAAAAGGGTTATTATTCATTCGCTTATTAAAAGATACACGACCTGGAGCAAATCAGCGAAAGGTGAATTTAAACTGGGTGCAGGAGTAG
- a CDS encoding Hsp20/alpha crystallin family protein, protein MLGKGPLMPFFNNRSMDDWLNSFDQYVNKGLNQFEKFADQMSFEVDTEETTDDYKIRANLKDYNPEDLQIEILNQGLQIKAQREEIRSTKNKRTGHFQQRKSMKRTERFVQLPFMFRNEDVKAQYTNGILTISVNKNGGEVMNPTVPIEVVTNQSGNSAENSMNVTNTADVTTNDGQFEE, encoded by the coding sequence ATGTTAGGCAAAGGTCCATTGATGCCTTTTTTTAATAACCGTTCTATGGATGACTGGCTAAATTCTTTTGATCAATACGTCAACAAAGGGCTCAATCAGTTTGAGAAATTTGCAGACCAGATGTCGTTTGAAGTGGATACAGAAGAGACAACAGACGATTACAAGATTCGTGCAAATCTAAAAGACTATAACCCAGAAGACCTTCAGATTGAAATCCTCAATCAAGGACTTCAGATTAAAGCACAGCGCGAAGAAATACGGTCAACAAAAAACAAACGAACGGGGCATTTTCAACAAAGAAAGTCCATGAAACGAACGGAGAGGTTCGTACAATTGCCTTTTATGTTTCGAAATGAAGATGTTAAGGCTCAATATACGAATGGCATCTTAACCATATCCGTTAACAAAAATGGCGGAGAAGTGATGAATCCGACTGTGCCTATAGAAGTCGTTACTAACCAGAGTGGCAATAGTGCTGAGAACAGCATGAACGTCACCAACACAGCTGATGTAACAACGAACGACGGGCAGTTTGAAGAATAG
- the gerPC gene encoding spore germination protein GerPC: protein MNEESNYYLSKLQQMILDQNDKIRDLEDQIKALKKQVSDLSSQPQNVEYKFDQLKIEKLEGTLHIGLGSSADSKDLIEQFNIGQNTLQMPGKMERSTIENPNYREMIQVMDGFFEKEAPVYLQSLESKMNIPLDEPYRIFILEDVQRQVPGRIKHYLTKYEPKDERGRRDIIQKTKEDIYRGIETFIVHLRDSKSTGGDESEILRNQS, encoded by the coding sequence ATGAATGAAGAGAGCAACTATTACTTGAGCAAGCTACAACAGATGATTCTCGATCAAAATGATAAGATAAGAGACTTAGAAGATCAGATAAAAGCATTAAAGAAACAAGTGAGTGATCTATCGTCCCAACCTCAAAATGTAGAATATAAGTTTGATCAATTAAAGATAGAAAAACTTGAAGGTACCCTACACATTGGGCTCGGGTCTTCGGCTGATAGTAAAGACTTGATCGAACAGTTCAATATTGGTCAGAACACCCTTCAGATGCCAGGAAAGATGGAACGAAGTACGATCGAAAATCCAAACTACCGAGAGATGATTCAAGTGATGGATGGCTTTTTCGAGAAAGAAGCTCCCGTTTATTTACAATCACTTGAAAGTAAAATGAACATTCCGTTAGATGAACCTTATCGAATCTTCATATTAGAAGATGTACAGCGTCAAGTTCCAGGAAGAATCAAACACTATCTCACCAAATATGAGCCTAAAGACGAACGGGGCAGAAGAGATATCATTCAAAAAACAAAAGAGGACATCTATCGTGGCATCGAAACTTTTATCGTGCATTTGAGAGATTCTAAGTCTACTGGAGGGGATGAGAGTGAAATTTTGCGTAACCAATCATGA
- a CDS encoding AIM24 family protein gives MNESLFNVIEKEEGRRATFEVLEYKQLPVTSAGSSSSYYAKETGISLKQVRITLRQGAVQAEAGALQFMKGDLGLKSNAGGVGGFMKKMASNILTEESLFKPLYEGTGEIYLEPSYGHYLLLNLNDEEVVADRGMFYAAEPSVQLGVARQKLTSSIKGEDGLFQTRLRGSGFCVLQSPVPLQQIMKIQLHDEKLQVDGNFALLRKGDIDFSVKRASSSIIGSATSGEGYLHVFEGTGEVWIAPTLGR, from the coding sequence ATGAATGAATCTCTTTTTAACGTTATTGAAAAAGAAGAAGGACGTCGAGCAACATTTGAAGTCCTTGAATATAAGCAGTTGCCTGTTACAAGTGCAGGTTCAAGTTCTTCGTACTACGCCAAAGAAACGGGAATATCGTTAAAACAAGTTCGGATCACATTGCGCCAAGGAGCTGTTCAAGCTGAGGCGGGAGCATTGCAGTTTATGAAAGGTGATCTAGGACTAAAAAGCAATGCAGGTGGAGTTGGAGGATTCATGAAGAAGATGGCTTCCAATATATTAACGGAAGAATCTCTGTTTAAACCTTTGTATGAAGGAACGGGAGAAATCTATTTAGAGCCGTCATATGGTCATTATTTATTGTTGAACTTAAATGACGAAGAAGTTGTTGCTGATCGCGGAATGTTTTATGCAGCAGAACCATCTGTGCAATTAGGAGTAGCCAGGCAAAAACTAACTTCTTCTATAAAAGGAGAAGACGGACTGTTTCAAACGAGATTAAGAGGCTCTGGCTTTTGTGTGCTTCAAAGTCCTGTTCCGCTTCAACAGATTATGAAGATACAGCTTCATGATGAAAAACTGCAAGTGGATGGCAATTTTGCGCTATTAAGAAAAGGGGATATCGATTTTTCTGTAAAACGAGCTTCCTCTTCAATCATCGGATCTGCGACAAGTGGAGAGGGTTACCTGCACGTTTTTGAAGGAACTGGCGAGGTTTGGATAGCACCTACATTAGGAAGATAA
- a CDS encoding spore germination protein, producing the protein MPCLIVAPININAAEGVVNFGDTLVINPKSTGKGYNGSGGGNTGNFIQTTNVVNATNTLDPDIFDSNNAGNA; encoded by the coding sequence GTGCCCTGTTTAATTGTAGCTCCTATTAATATTAATGCGGCAGAAGGGGTAGTGAATTTTGGCGATACGCTCGTCATCAATCCCAAATCAACAGGCAAAGGATACAACGGCTCTGGCGGAGGAAACACAGGGAATTTTATACAAACAACAAACGTAGTTAACGCAACAAACACTTTAGATCCTGATATTTTCGATTCTAATAATGCCGGCAATGCTTAG
- a CDS encoding spore germination protein: protein MPAIVGSVSVNSISSGSVFHVGDVQTICPVSYAKTYAGAGSFNTGDNLRLENGYNVTFTQDPDVNDSNAAANF, encoded by the coding sequence ATGCCAGCAATTGTGGGATCTGTATCAGTAAACTCCATATCGAGCGGTAGCGTTTTTCATGTGGGAGACGTCCAGACCATATGCCCCGTCAGTTACGCAAAAACGTATGCAGGGGCGGGATCTTTCAATACAGGGGATAATCTTCGTCTAGAGAACGGCTATAATGTAACGTTTACACAAGATCCTGATGTAAATGACAGTAACGCAGCAGCAAATTTTTAA
- a CDS encoding DsrE family protein, which produces MQNKIILVTTDSFGTGNDPALGENVMETYFTVLKQQSDLPAAIFFMNRGVYCLTEQSLCSLHLKEIEEKGVKVFACKTCVDHYNVETELAAGEISGMAHFVELSATYEVITIA; this is translated from the coding sequence GTGCAAAATAAAATCATTCTTGTAACAACTGACTCATTTGGTACTGGCAATGATCCTGCTCTTGGAGAAAACGTAATGGAAACGTATTTTACTGTTTTAAAACAGCAATCCGATCTTCCAGCTGCGATTTTTTTCATGAATCGTGGCGTATATTGCCTCACAGAACAGTCTCTATGTTCGTTGCATCTTAAAGAAATTGAAGAAAAAGGCGTTAAAGTATTCGCCTGCAAAACTTGTGTGGATCACTATAACGTAGAAACTGAGCTTGCTGCTGGAGAAATTTCAGGCATGGCACACTTTGTAGAGCTTTCTGCTACATATGAAGTTATTACGATTGCATAA
- a CDS encoding spore germination protein GerPE — MYRTSVVDCVNLNSLANSGVLQTGDTDKINSFSAALAIQRESTKFGTFNVPYSKYKVFSQPVLVPVCPMYKVKHTYHANPYIRVGNIDILGVSSSSILHIGSVNDIKLQSRVKHVRNFLTNPNPESEEEES, encoded by the coding sequence ATGTATCGTACATCTGTCGTAGACTGTGTCAACTTAAACTCTCTTGCAAACTCAGGTGTACTGCAAACAGGAGATACTGACAAGATCAATAGCTTTTCTGCAGCACTAGCGATTCAGAGAGAAAGTACAAAGTTTGGAACGTTCAATGTTCCATACAGCAAATACAAAGTGTTTTCACAGCCGGTATTAGTTCCTGTGTGTCCCATGTATAAGGTAAAACACACGTATCATGCGAACCCCTACATTAGAGTTGGGAATATAGATATTCTTGGGGTGTCCAGTTCATCGATTCTTCATATTGGATCGGTTAATGATATAAAGCTTCAATCTCGTGTTAAGCATGTTCGAAATTTTTTAACTAATCCTAATCCGGAAAGTGAGGAGGAGGAATCATGA
- a CDS encoding spore germination protein GerPB, which yields MNLFVSQTIVIQQIRVDGIQNSSVLQIGSAGVIQPISQLFNTGGFTGPAPQIPDPDTAPSVPLGPPS from the coding sequence ATGAACCTTTTCGTTAGTCAAACGATCGTTATTCAACAGATAAGAGTGGATGGCATACAAAACTCATCTGTGCTCCAAATAGGAAGCGCCGGGGTTATACAGCCGATATCGCAATTATTTAACACAGGCGGTTTTACAGGTCCTGCCCCTCAGATTCCGGATCCGGATACTGCTCCTTCTGTTCCTTTAGGGCCGCCTTCATAA